The Sporolituus thermophilus DSM 23256 genome has a segment encoding these proteins:
- a CDS encoding cytochrome c3 family protein has protein sequence MDTGQFLNRNALKLIAIGFAIAVLVMAVTAGGYAYAETPSFCGTCHSMEYAYSSWQASNHKQIACTDCHLPNSNVATKLIAKMRTGINDVYHETIRDYPATIKITTQGKQYLADNCLRCHRSTVENTKMLAGGQDCTKCHRGLVHGANKSKGGIKVE, from the coding sequence TTGGATACTGGTCAATTCTTAAACCGTAATGCGCTTAAGCTGATTGCCATAGGTTTTGCCATTGCGGTTTTGGTGATGGCCGTGACAGCCGGAGGTTATGCATACGCGGAAACACCGTCCTTCTGCGGTACTTGCCATTCCATGGAGTATGCCTACTCCAGCTGGCAGGCGTCAAACCATAAACAAATCGCCTGCACTGACTGCCATCTGCCAAACAGTAATGTGGCGACGAAATTGATCGCCAAAATGCGGACCGGTATTAACGATGTGTATCATGAAACAATACGAGATTACCCGGCAACAATTAAGATAACGACCCAAGGAAAGCAATATTTGGCAGACAACTGTCTCCGCTGCCACCGCTCAACGGTGGAGAACACCAAGATGCTGGCCGGTGGGCAGGACTGCACCAAATGCCATCGTGGCTTGGTCCACGGCGCTAACAAAAGCAAAGGAGGGATAAAGGTTGAATAA
- a CDS encoding MGDG synthase family glycosyltransferase codes for MTNTYRILIISASVGSGHHQAAQALRQALLSRCCRVDVVDFFGGEHRYAGKLIKAAYFRLLRLFPEIYDYLYHYTDASRYGESIKGLLDRLSRRYIRRLIRRYRPDVLVFTHPFPCGAAAGLKRADLINVPLVAVVTDFAVHRLWEYPEVDDYCVASDGLVSHLVRKGYDLSRVHGVGVPIRPVFAELDGTARRPGHVLVMGGGVGLGPAQEVVQALMDAKGVTAIHVVCGKNVRLYRSLQAMVSTNPRLHLYQYTSLVPQLMAAAEVLITKPGGLTASEALAAGLPMVLVDAIGGQEEDNARFLTATGAALWAHDAETAARCTETILNDSMCRAKMQESCRRLARPQAARAVAEIVIQAAQRKGK; via the coding sequence ATGACAAACACCTATCGTATTCTTATCATTTCCGCTTCGGTGGGCAGCGGCCACCACCAGGCGGCGCAGGCGCTGCGCCAGGCTTTGCTTAGCCGCTGCTGCCGGGTGGATGTTGTTGACTTTTTTGGCGGTGAGCACCGCTATGCCGGCAAACTGATAAAGGCGGCCTATTTTCGCCTGCTCCGCCTGTTTCCGGAAATATATGATTATCTCTATCATTACACCGATGCGTCGCGGTACGGCGAAAGTATCAAAGGACTCTTGGACCGCTTGTCGCGCCGCTATATCCGCAGGCTTATCCGTCGGTACCGGCCGGATGTCCTTGTCTTTACCCATCCTTTTCCTTGTGGCGCAGCAGCCGGTTTGAAACGGGCCGACCTGATCAATGTGCCGCTGGTGGCCGTTGTTACCGATTTTGCTGTCCATCGCCTATGGGAATATCCCGAGGTTGACGATTATTGTGTGGCCAGCGACGGACTGGTGAGCCATCTTGTCCGCAAAGGGTATGACCTAAGCCGCGTTCACGGCGTCGGCGTTCCTATCCGGCCGGTTTTTGCCGAGCTGGACGGCACGGCGCGGCGGCCGGGGCATGTGCTGGTCATGGGCGGCGGGGTGGGACTGGGGCCGGCACAGGAAGTGGTTCAGGCCCTGATGGATGCCAAGGGCGTCACCGCCATCCATGTGGTGTGCGGGAAAAATGTCCGCCTGTACCGGTCGTTGCAGGCAATGGTTAGTACTAACCCTCGTCTTCATCTGTATCAATATACCAGTCTGGTACCGCAATTGATGGCCGCCGCTGAAGTTCTCATTACCAAGCCAGGGGGACTTACGGCCAGCGAAGCACTGGCGGCCGGCCTGCCAATGGTGCTGGTCGATGCCATTGGTGGCCAGGAAGAGGATAACGCCCGGTTTCTCACCGCCACTGGCGCCGCGCTGTGGGCTCACGATGCCGAGACCGCCGCGCGCTGTACCGAAACCATTCTGAATGACAGCATGTGCCGCGCCAAGATGCAGGAGAGCTGCCGGCGGCTGGCGCGGCCCCAGGCCGCAAGGGCAGTGGCCGAAATCGTCATTCAGGCGGCGCAAAGGAAAGGTAAATGA
- a CDS encoding radical SAM protein → MIGCTKLLCGTATVSAIVKYGRDSRNLPPHMLQFSSDATPIVVWNSTNRCNLSCRHCYIDAHDRTTGRMPANCLLRKRNILLNDLAQMKVPVLLFSGGEPLVRPDLFELGAYAQKQYPATFGARTRLATLPTGRREKGDYNPEQIC, encoded by the coding sequence ATGATAGGTTGCACCAAACTTTTGTGCGGCACGGCAACGGTATCAGCTATTGTAAAATACGGACGCGACTCTCGCAATTTACCCCCGCACATGCTGCAGTTTTCCTCAGATGCTACGCCTATTGTCGTCTGGAACAGCACTAACCGGTGCAATCTGTCCTGCCGCCATTGCTACATCGACGCTCACGACCGGACGACCGGGCGTATGCCGGCGAACTGTCTACTGCGGAAGCGAAATATTTTATTGAACGATTTGGCCCAAATGAAAGTTCCCGTTCTGCTTTTCTCCGGCGGGGAGCCTCTCGTCCGCCCCGACTTGTTTGAACTTGGCGCCTACGCGCAGAAGCAATATCCGGCGACATTTGGGGCGAGGACCCGGCTTGCTACCTTGCCGACTGGAAGGAGGGAAAAGGGTGATTATAATCCAGAGCAAATTTGCTGA
- a CDS encoding AsnC family transcriptional regulator, with protein MTDLERKIIRELQNDLPVTARPYSLVASKVGISEQELLDRVRSMLQRGIIRKIGAILRHRRVGYKANALCVWMVPAERVAEVGEMFAGLPVVTHCYERHTCRDWPFNLYTMVHAMSREECEAHICLMSQMSGISHYQVFYSTKELKKTSMRYF; from the coding sequence ATGACCGACCTTGAGCGCAAGATAATCCGGGAGCTTCAGAACGATCTTCCTGTTACCGCTCGCCCGTACAGCTTAGTGGCAAGCAAAGTCGGTATTTCTGAGCAGGAGTTGCTCGACAGGGTGCGCAGCATGCTGCAGCGGGGCATTATCCGCAAAATCGGCGCGATTCTGCGTCACAGGCGCGTCGGATACAAAGCGAATGCCTTATGCGTCTGGATGGTCCCCGCCGAGAGAGTGGCGGAAGTGGGCGAAATGTTTGCTGGTCTGCCGGTAGTAACGCACTGCTATGAACGGCATACTTGCCGGGATTGGCCTTTCAACCTTTATACCATGGTTCATGCCATGTCGAGGGAAGAATGCGAAGCTCATATCTGTTTAATGAGCCAGATGAGCGGTATTTCCCATTACCAGGTATTTTACAGCACTAAAGAACTTAAAAAAACGAGCATGCGCTATTTCTGA
- a CDS encoding AsnC family transcriptional regulator — protein sequence MGAEKTVELNEFECKLLHILQYDFPLAPRPYKEIADRLQVTEETVLARVKQLFAKGLIRRLGASINSRQVGYSSVLVALKVASNYIPDVARVVNSFPGVTHNYLREGEYNMWFTAIAPDQDSLDTILNTIGSTCGVEAMIRLPAKRVFKVSVKFPLVAGCNYDRP from the coding sequence ATGGGCGCTGAAAAAACTGTGGAACTGAATGAATTTGAATGTAAGCTGCTGCACATTCTCCAGTACGATTTCCCGCTGGCGCCAAGACCGTATAAGGAGATTGCCGACAGGCTGCAAGTAACTGAAGAAACAGTTCTTGCCCGGGTAAAACAATTATTTGCCAAAGGTCTGATCCGGCGCCTGGGGGCAAGCATAAACAGCAGGCAGGTGGGTTATTCCAGCGTGTTGGTGGCGCTTAAGGTAGCGTCAAACTATATCCCTGACGTCGCAAGGGTAGTTAACAGCTTCCCAGGCGTAACTCACAACTATTTGCGCGAGGGCGAGTACAATATGTGGTTTACCGCGATCGCACCTGATCAAGATAGTTTGGACACTATTTTAAATACTATCGGCAGCACATGCGGAGTTGAAGCCATGATCCGGTTACCCGCCAAGCGAGTATTTAAAGTTAGCGTCAAATTTCCGTTAGTTGCGGGGTGCAATTATGACCGACCTTGA
- a CDS encoding ammonia-forming cytochrome c nitrite reductase subunit c552: MNKTQKALVALLSALLLFFGFVIIRVGVAKPTSTVKLNKIPAGEYDPAVWGQYYPLQYASFKKNAEMAPSPGGFGGSAKVQNSERQPEILTNFKGMPFSIDYTEDRGHIYSLEDLRETKRINAKSPGACITCKTPYLEKFYQEAGWGYAKTPLAELLAKTPNHGSISCANCHDPATMNLRVINPAFIEAQQRRGIDVSKATREEMRSYVCAQCHVEYYFEPGTTKVVFPWDKGLKPDQMYEYYAEKPSNFIQDWQHPDSKAAMLKAQHPDFETWSTGVHGKAGVSCADCHMPYMRQDGQKYTSHWVTSPLKHLDASCSTCHDQGTAWLKEQVQTIQNHSWQLQHSAGLAVAKAHEAIKKAGEVPNVDQAELAKARELVRKAQWYWDFVAAENSMGFHNPDQVLNTCGQAIEMSYKAIEAANKAAGVGIL; this comes from the coding sequence TTGAATAAAACGCAAAAGGCTTTGGTTGCTTTGTTAAGTGCGCTGCTGCTGTTCTTTGGGTTTGTTATTATCCGCGTCGGGGTTGCCAAGCCCACCTCCACCGTCAAGTTGAATAAAATTCCGGCAGGGGAATATGACCCGGCGGTGTGGGGGCAGTATTATCCCTTACAGTATGCAAGCTTTAAAAAGAATGCTGAAATGGCGCCCTCACCGGGCGGTTTTGGCGGTAGCGCAAAAGTCCAAAATTCTGAGCGTCAGCCGGAAATTCTCACTAACTTCAAAGGCATGCCGTTCAGCATCGACTACACGGAAGACCGCGGCCACATTTATTCCCTTGAAGACCTCCGGGAAACCAAACGGATCAATGCCAAGTCTCCGGGCGCCTGCATTACCTGTAAAACGCCCTATCTCGAAAAGTTTTATCAGGAAGCGGGCTGGGGATATGCCAAGACCCCTCTGGCCGAGCTCCTGGCCAAGACGCCTAATCACGGTTCGATTAGCTGCGCCAACTGCCACGACCCGGCGACAATGAATCTTAGGGTTATCAACCCCGCATTTATTGAAGCGCAGCAGCGCCGCGGCATCGACGTCAGCAAGGCCACGCGGGAAGAAATGCGCAGTTATGTTTGCGCCCAATGCCATGTTGAGTACTACTTTGAACCTGGCACAACCAAGGTCGTATTCCCGTGGGATAAAGGGCTCAAGCCTGATCAGATGTATGAATACTACGCCGAAAAACCCAGCAACTTTATTCAGGACTGGCAACATCCCGATTCCAAGGCGGCAATGCTGAAAGCCCAGCATCCGGACTTTGAAACCTGGTCGACCGGCGTGCACGGCAAAGCCGGCGTTTCCTGCGCCGACTGCCATATGCCGTATATGCGCCAAGACGGCCAAAAATACACCTCTCACTGGGTGACCAGTCCGCTTAAGCACCTCGATGCTTCCTGCTCTACCTGCCACGATCAGGGGACGGCATGGCTTAAGGAGCAGGTACAGACGATCCAGAATCACAGCTGGCAACTGCAGCACTCTGCCGGGCTGGCGGTAGCGAAGGCTCACGAGGCAATCAAGAAAGCTGGCGAAGTTCCGAACGTTGATCAGGCCGAACTGGCTAAGGCCCGCGAGCTTGTGCGCAAAGCCCAATGGTACTGGGATTTTGTGGCTGCCGAAAACAGCATGGGATTCCATAATCCCGACCAAGTCCTCAATACCTGCGGCCAGGCTATTGAAATGAGCTATAAAGCCATTGAAGCTGCTAACAAAGCCGCTGGAGTAGGAATACTGTAA